From a single Cotesia glomerata isolate CgM1 linkage group LG6, MPM_Cglom_v2.3, whole genome shotgun sequence genomic region:
- the LOC123267221 gene encoding prion-like-(Q/N-rich) domain-bearing protein 25, with product MCIDNECRCSKNYSERENHCLPVIGSLRCHYDGQCAIIKFAKCSKNSYCVCSLNTTVINNTLCGPVSDSHCAADNDCVNNSVCKNNKCQCSSKYVTINGNQCVHPYIGMPCTDDDYCNFYINHTICSPENNCACSQNSYYYNRTLHSLFFNMSFTNYEDCKAEQAFCLDNKCYHHSVANFSDKSCSEDKNCFGSLLGELCDINEDCFPYNSVCSDRKCKCAMNYRNNSIFSCLPSMLNQNCWINSHCSAIPNAECSDYQCICKAGYVESNQKTCSPLLGTQCTEHDECTVRYSICFDEKCECTDYFTPLSNDRCGSGMLSIA from the exons ATGTGCATTGATAATGAGTGTCGGTGCAGCAAAAACTACTCAGAACGCGAAAATCACTGCTTACCAG TTATCGGAAGCTTGCGTTGCCATTATGATGGACAGTGTGCTATAATAAAATTCGCAAAATGCTCGAAAAATAGTTATTGCGTTTGTTCACTCAACACAACTGTTATTAATAACACTTTATGTGGCCCGGTATCAGATAGTCACTGTGCGGCGGATAACGATTGCGTAAATAATTCGGTATGCAAGAATAACAAATGCCAATGTAGTTCTAAATACGTCACTATCAACGGCAATCAATGCGTACATc CTTATATAGGAATGCCTTGTACTGATGATGATTATTGTAATTTCTACATCAACCACACGATATGTTCCCCAGAAAATAATTGTGCTTGCAGTCAAAATAGTTATTACTACAACAGAACCCTACATTCACTTTTCTTCAACATGAGTTTCACAAATTATGAAGATTGTAAAGCCGAACAAGCTTTCTGTCTTGATAATAAGTGTTATCACCATTCTGTTGCAAATTTCTCAGATAAATCCTGCTCTGAagacaaaaattgttttggtTCATTGTTAGGAGAGCTCTGTGACATCAATGAGGACTGCTTTCCTTACAATTCAGTCTGTTCAGATAGAAAATGCAAGTGTGCAATGAACTATAGAAACAATTCGATCTTCTCTTGCTTACCAA GTATGTTAAACCAGAATTGTTGGATCAATAGTCACTGCAGTGCAATACCGAATGCTGAATGTTCGGATTATCAATGTATATGCAAAGCAGGTTACGTTGAATCTAATCAGAAGACTTGCTCACCTCTCTTAGGAACTCAGTGTACGGAACATGATGAATGTACCGTCCGATATTCCATATGTTTCGATGAAAAGTGCGAGTGCACTGATTATTTTACACCACTATCGAATGACCGGTGTGGGTCCGGTATGTTATCAATCGCTTGA